From Deinococcus taeanensis, one genomic window encodes:
- a CDS encoding trans-sulfuration enzyme family protein produces the protein MTHNSDRAFRTRAVHDGHGLDPATGAHATPIYATSTFGYGSAERGARLFAGEEQGYFYSRLSNPTVRAFEQKLASLEGLPDAVAFASGMGAVSAVCLTLLSPGDEVIFVAPLYGGTTGFLREVATKFGVTVHEAADEAAVEALAGPRTRLIWVETPTNPRLGIVDLGRVARAARACGALSAADNTFSTPALTRPAEHGIDLVMHSATKYLGGHGDAIGGVVAGPEALLAELRGVGLRHVGASLGPFEAYLFLRGMKTLPLRMQAHCEGAQALAAALDGHPALQALHYPGLRTHPGHAVAARQMSGFGGLVSVDLGSQAAAMTFLNHLQLFTQAVSLGDVESLSCHPGSTTHALLGEAALVRQGVTPGLVRLSVGIEDPADLIRDVLGALAHVPVTGDKRLRP, from the coding sequence ATGACCCACAATTCAGACCGCGCCTTCCGCACGCGCGCCGTTCACGATGGGCACGGCCTCGACCCGGCCACCGGCGCGCACGCCACGCCCATCTACGCCACCTCCACCTTCGGGTACGGCAGCGCTGAACGCGGCGCGCGCCTGTTCGCCGGCGAGGAACAGGGGTACTTCTACTCCCGCCTGAGCAACCCGACCGTCCGCGCCTTCGAGCAGAAGCTCGCCAGCCTGGAGGGCCTGCCGGACGCGGTGGCCTTCGCCAGCGGCATGGGCGCCGTGTCCGCCGTGTGCCTCACGCTGCTTTCACCAGGGGACGAGGTGATTTTCGTAGCCCCGCTGTACGGCGGCACCACCGGATTCCTGCGCGAGGTCGCCACGAAGTTCGGCGTGACGGTGCACGAAGCGGCCGACGAGGCAGCTGTCGAGGCCCTCGCCGGGCCGCGCACGCGCCTGATCTGGGTCGAAACCCCCACCAATCCCCGCCTGGGCATTGTGGACCTTGGCCGCGTCGCGCGGGCCGCGCGGGCGTGCGGCGCCCTGAGCGCCGCGGACAACACCTTCAGCACCCCCGCCCTGACCCGCCCCGCAGAGCACGGCATTGACCTCGTGATGCACTCTGCCACAAAGTACCTGGGCGGGCACGGGGACGCCATCGGCGGCGTGGTCGCCGGCCCGGAGGCGCTGCTGGCCGAACTCCGCGGGGTGGGCCTGCGCCATGTGGGGGCGTCCCTGGGGCCTTTTGAGGCGTACCTGTTCCTGCGCGGCATGAAGACCCTGCCGCTGCGCATGCAGGCCCACTGCGAAGGAGCGCAGGCCCTGGCCGCGGCGCTAGACGGTCACCCGGCCCTGCAGGCGCTGCACTACCCGGGGCTGCGCACCCACCCGGGCCACGCGGTCGCTGCGCGTCAGATGAGCGGCTTTGGCGGACTGGTCAGCGTGGACCTCGGCTCCCAGGCGGCCGCCATGACGTTCCTCAACCACCTGCAGCTGTTCACGCAGGCGGTCAGCCTGGGCGACGTGGAGAGCCTCTCCTGCCATCCCGGCAGCACCACGCACGCCCTGCTGGGGGAAGCAGCCCTGGTGCGCCAGGGGGTCACGCCGGGCCTGGTGCGCCTGAGTGTCGGCATCGAGGACCCG
- a CDS encoding MATE family efflux transporter produces the protein MRPPRPAPAPPLRTETGQLLRLAAPVIISQFSVNALSLVSTAVIGRLGQAELAAVAYGNATYYLGFIVLLGVMFSVAPRVAAAHGAGDPGGVARAARGGLWLAALLSAAFLPLAFIAAALIEAHAPGGVRGDLASDYLRLYALGMPATLAFSALRGALEGTGQPRTVTAVALGSVALAALLSPALSFGWGPFPTLGLRGAAITTVIAYWASALLLARIARSRLPRVPVPPAAVRAELRALARLGWPIGLTLGAEGGLFTVTSLLMARFGPQALAAHNVALQVITAVFMVPLGLATATGIRVAQHQGAGGLHLARRAGLLGMGLAVAIMLIVSAAYVLTPRAVIGAFVNVRDPANSDLIRTAAAFLLIATLFQAFDGLQVTANAALRGLQDTRWPMLISLVAYWLVGLGSGALLAFTAGTGPRGLWFGLSAGLLFASLTLLARFLRRTRPGAQGAAP, from the coding sequence ATGCGTCCGCCCCGCCCCGCACCCGCGCCCCCCCTGCGCACCGAAACGGGCCAGTTGCTGCGCCTGGCGGCGCCGGTCATCATCTCCCAGTTCAGTGTCAACGCCCTGTCCCTGGTGAGCACCGCCGTCATCGGCCGGCTCGGACAGGCCGAACTGGCCGCCGTCGCCTACGGCAACGCCACCTACTACCTGGGGTTCATCGTGCTGCTCGGCGTGATGTTCTCCGTCGCGCCCCGCGTCGCGGCCGCCCACGGCGCCGGTGACCCCGGCGGCGTGGCGCGCGCTGCCCGCGGGGGCCTGTGGCTCGCCGCGCTGCTCTCCGCCGCGTTCCTGCCCCTGGCGTTCATCGCCGCCGCCCTGATCGAGGCGCACGCCCCTGGCGGCGTACGCGGCGACCTGGCCAGCGACTACCTGCGCCTGTACGCCCTGGGCATGCCCGCCACCCTGGCCTTCAGCGCCCTGCGCGGCGCGCTGGAAGGCACCGGGCAGCCCCGCACTGTCACGGCCGTTGCGCTGGGCAGCGTCGCCCTCGCCGCGCTGCTGAGCCCCGCGCTGAGTTTCGGCTGGGGGCCCTTCCCCACGCTGGGCCTGCGCGGCGCCGCCATCACCACCGTCATTGCGTACTGGGCCTCGGCGCTGCTGCTCGCCCGGATCGCCCGCAGCCGCCTGCCGCGCGTGCCGGTGCCCCCGGCAGCCGTGCGGGCCGAACTGCGCGCGCTGGCGCGCCTGGGCTGGCCCATCGGCCTGACCCTCGGCGCCGAGGGCGGCCTGTTCACCGTCACCAGCCTCCTCATGGCCCGCTTCGGCCCGCAGGCACTCGCGGCGCACAACGTGGCCCTGCAGGTCATCACGGCGGTGTTCATGGTGCCGCTGGGCCTCGCCACCGCCACGGGTATCCGCGTCGCGCAGCACCAGGGAGCCGGAGGCCTCCACCTCGCCCGGCGGGCCGGACTGCTCGGCATGGGGCTCGCCGTGGCGATCATGCTGATCGTCAGCGCCGCGTACGTCCTGACGCCCCGCGCCGTGATCGGCGCGTTCGTGAACGTGCGTGACCCCGCCAACAGCGACCTGATCCGCACGGCCGCAGCGTTCCTGCTGATCGCCACGCTGTTCCAGGCGTTCGACGGGCTGCAGGTCACCGCCAACGCCGCCCTGCGCGGCCTGCAGGACACCCGGTGGCCCATGCTGATCTCCCTGGTCGCCTACTGGCTGGTGGGCCTGGGCAGCGGCGCGCTGCTCGCCTTCACGGCCGGCACCGGTCCGCGCGGGCTGTGGTTCGGGCTGAGTGCCGGCCTGCTGTTCGCGTCCTTGACCCTGCTCGCGCGCTTTCTGCGGCGGACGCGCCCCGGCGCCCAGGGCGCCGCGCCCTGA